One Carassius auratus strain Wakin unplaced genomic scaffold, ASM336829v1 scaf_tig00035533, whole genome shotgun sequence genomic window carries:
- the LOC113082007 gene encoding probable E3 ubiquitin-protein ligase MGRN1 isoform X1 has protein sequence MGSILSRRIAGVEDIDIQANSAYRYPPKSGNYFASHFFMGGEKFDTPHPEGYLFGENMDLNFLGNRPVQFPYVTPAPHEPVKTLRSLVNIRKDSLRLVRYKDDADSPTDDEGAKPRALYGVEFTFDSDARVAITIYCQAFEEFSNGMAIYNPKTPALVSETVYYKRGVSQHFTLPSFKIDLSEWKEEDLNFDLDRGVFPMVIQAVVDEGDDCFGHAHVLLAAFERHVDGSFSVKPLKQKQIVDRVSYLLQEIYGIENKNNQETKPSDDENSDNSNECVVCLSDLRDTLILPCRHLCLCNSCADTLRYQANNCPICRLPFRALLQIRAVRKKPGALSPVSFSPVLAQSMDHDEHSSSDSVPPGFEPISLLEALNGLGAVSPGLPSAPLYDEINFSGSLSGESRQLSSPDHSGDSGGQKSKVSKSPDSTLRSPSSPIQEEDEEKLSEMSDAQAHMLLSSSPAPTEGTAGEDAPDSLSPEDEDRLNLEEEAMNDCSSEHSSFTKTESDLPGDLSLPGLSGSMESLNTQSTWCSSQPLLGPSSLLHMDDDELDV, from the exons ATGGGTTCAATTCTCAGTCGAAGAATCGCTGGTGTTGAGGACATCGACATCCAGGCCAATTCTGCATACAGATATCCTCCGAAATCAG GAAACTATTTTGCTAGCCATTTTTTCATGGGAGGAGAGAAGTTTGACACCCCTCATCCAGAGGGTTACCTGTTTGGAGAAAACATGGATCTCAACTTCCTTGGTAACCGCCCAGTGCAG TTTCCCTATGTTACTCCAGCGCCCCATGAGCCGGTCAAGACATTGAGAAGTCTTGTCAATATCAGAAAAGACTCATTACGATTGGTCAG GTATAAAGATGATGCTGATAGTCCTACTGATGATGAAGGTGCAAAACCAAGGGCCTTGTATGGAGTGGAGTTCACCTTTGACTCTGATGCACGAGTGGCCATCACTATCTACTGTCAGGCTTTTGAGGAGTTCTCTAATGGGATGGCAAT ATACAACCCCAAAACTCCTGCACTGGTCTCGGAAACCGTATATTACAAAAGAGGGGTTAGCCAGCATTTTACCCTTCCATCCTTCAAGATCGATTTATCTGAATGGAAGGAAGAAGAT ctcaactttGATTTAGACAGAGGTGTTTTTCCCATGGTGATCCAGGCTGTGGTTGATGAAGGAGATG ATTGTTTTGGACATGCCCATGTACTGCTGGCAGCATTTGAAAGA catGTTGATGGCAGTTTCTCGGTCAAACCTTTGAAACAGAAACAAATA GTGGACCGTGTCAGCTACTTGTTACAGGAGATTTATGGAATTGAGAACAAGAACAATCAAGAGACAAAG CCGTCTGATGATGAGAACAGTGACAACAGCAACGAGTGTGTGGTGTGTCTGTCAGATCTGCGGGACACCCTGATTTTGCCCTGTAGGCACTTGTGCCTGTGTAACTCCTGCGCTGATACTCTGCGCTACCAGGCCAACAACTGCCCGATCTGCCGACTGC CGTTTCGAGCTCTTCTTCAGATTCGAGCTGTAAGAAAGAAGCCTGGAGCGCTTTCTCCTGTTTCCTTCAGCCCCGTGCTGGCTCAGAGCATGGATCATGATGAGCACTCG AGCTCAGACTCTGTTCCGCCTGGGTTTGAGCCCATCTCGCTCCTGGAGGCTTTGAACGGTCTTGGTGCCGTGTCCCCTGGCCTTCCGTCTGCTCCTCTGTATGATGAGATCAACTTCTCTGGGAGCCTTAGTGGAGAGAGCAGGCAGCTCAGCTCACCTGACCACTCTGGAGACAGCGGCGGACAGAAGAGCAAAGTCAGCAAGTCACCGGACAG cactCTACGCTCTCCATCGTCACCCATtcaggaggaggatgaagaaaaACTGTCAGAGATGTCGGATGCACAAGCTCACATGCTGCTGTCTAGCAGTCCTGCCCCCACTGAG GGTACGGCAGGAGAAGATGCCCCCGATTCACTGTCTCCTGAAGATG AGGATCGATTAAATTTGGAGGAAGAGGCGAtgaatgactgcagcagtgaGCACAGCAGCTTTACCAAAACTGAAAGTGACCTGCCTGGAGACCTGTCCCTCCCCG GGTTATCTGGCTCAATGGAGAGTCTGAACACTCAGAGTACCTGGTGCTCCAGCCAGCCGCTCCTGGGTCCCTCAAGCCTTTTGCACATGGACGATGATGAACTGGATGTTTAA
- the LOC113082007 gene encoding E3 ubiquitin-protein ligase MGRN1-like isoform X2, giving the protein MGSILSRRIAGVEDIDIQANSAYRYPPKSGNYFASHFFMGGEKFDTPHPEGYLFGENMDLNFLGNRPVQFPYVTPAPHEPVKTLRSLVNIRKDSLRLVRYKDDADSPTDDEGAKPRALYGVEFTFDSDARVAITIYCQAFEEFSNGMAIYNPKTPALVSETVYYKRGVSQHFTLPSFKIDLSEWKEEDLNFDLDRGVFPMVIQAVVDEGDDCFGHAHVLLAAFERHVDGSFSVKPLKQKQIVDRVSYLLQEIYGIENKNNQETKPSDDENSDNSNECVVCLSDLRDTLILPCRHLCLCNSCADTLRYQANNCPICRLPFRALLQIRAVRKKPGALSPVSFSPVLAQSMDHDEHSSSDSVPPGFEPISLLEALNGLGAVSPGLPSAPLYDEINFSGSLSGESRQLSSPDHSGDSGGQKSKVSKSPDSTLRSPSSPIQEEDEEKLSEMSDAQAHMLLSSSPAPTEGTAGEDAPDSLSPEDEDRLNLEEEAMNDCSSEHSSFTKTESDLPGDLSLPALGPDSCSIGLEE; this is encoded by the exons ATGGGTTCAATTCTCAGTCGAAGAATCGCTGGTGTTGAGGACATCGACATCCAGGCCAATTCTGCATACAGATATCCTCCGAAATCAG GAAACTATTTTGCTAGCCATTTTTTCATGGGAGGAGAGAAGTTTGACACCCCTCATCCAGAGGGTTACCTGTTTGGAGAAAACATGGATCTCAACTTCCTTGGTAACCGCCCAGTGCAG TTTCCCTATGTTACTCCAGCGCCCCATGAGCCGGTCAAGACATTGAGAAGTCTTGTCAATATCAGAAAAGACTCATTACGATTGGTCAG GTATAAAGATGATGCTGATAGTCCTACTGATGATGAAGGTGCAAAACCAAGGGCCTTGTATGGAGTGGAGTTCACCTTTGACTCTGATGCACGAGTGGCCATCACTATCTACTGTCAGGCTTTTGAGGAGTTCTCTAATGGGATGGCAAT ATACAACCCCAAAACTCCTGCACTGGTCTCGGAAACCGTATATTACAAAAGAGGGGTTAGCCAGCATTTTACCCTTCCATCCTTCAAGATCGATTTATCTGAATGGAAGGAAGAAGAT ctcaactttGATTTAGACAGAGGTGTTTTTCCCATGGTGATCCAGGCTGTGGTTGATGAAGGAGATG ATTGTTTTGGACATGCCCATGTACTGCTGGCAGCATTTGAAAGA catGTTGATGGCAGTTTCTCGGTCAAACCTTTGAAACAGAAACAAATA GTGGACCGTGTCAGCTACTTGTTACAGGAGATTTATGGAATTGAGAACAAGAACAATCAAGAGACAAAG CCGTCTGATGATGAGAACAGTGACAACAGCAACGAGTGTGTGGTGTGTCTGTCAGATCTGCGGGACACCCTGATTTTGCCCTGTAGGCACTTGTGCCTGTGTAACTCCTGCGCTGATACTCTGCGCTACCAGGCCAACAACTGCCCGATCTGCCGACTGC CGTTTCGAGCTCTTCTTCAGATTCGAGCTGTAAGAAAGAAGCCTGGAGCGCTTTCTCCTGTTTCCTTCAGCCCCGTGCTGGCTCAGAGCATGGATCATGATGAGCACTCG AGCTCAGACTCTGTTCCGCCTGGGTTTGAGCCCATCTCGCTCCTGGAGGCTTTGAACGGTCTTGGTGCCGTGTCCCCTGGCCTTCCGTCTGCTCCTCTGTATGATGAGATCAACTTCTCTGGGAGCCTTAGTGGAGAGAGCAGGCAGCTCAGCTCACCTGACCACTCTGGAGACAGCGGCGGACAGAAGAGCAAAGTCAGCAAGTCACCGGACAG cactCTACGCTCTCCATCGTCACCCATtcaggaggaggatgaagaaaaACTGTCAGAGATGTCGGATGCACAAGCTCACATGCTGCTGTCTAGCAGTCCTGCCCCCACTGAG GGTACGGCAGGAGAAGATGCCCCCGATTCACTGTCTCCTGAAGATG AGGATCGATTAAATTTGGAGGAAGAGGCGAtgaatgactgcagcagtgaGCACAGCAGCTTTACCAAAACTGAAAGTGACCTGCCTGGAGACCTGTCCCTCCCCG CTCTAGGTCCTGATTCCTGCTCTATTGGTTTGGAAGAGTAA
- the LOC113082008 gene encoding serotonin N-acetyltransferase: protein MAPQVISSPFLKPFFLKTPLSVASPRHQRRHTLPASEFRNLTPQDAISVFEIEREAFISVSGECPLTLDEVLSFLGQCPELSMGWFEEGQLVAFIIGSGWDKEKLEQEAMRKHVPDSPTVHIHVLSVHRQCRQQGKGSIVLWRYLQYLRCLPGLRRALLVCEEFLVPFYQKAGFKAKGPSAVTVGALTFTEMEYQLGGLAYARRNSGC from the exons ATGGCACCGCAGGTCATCAGCTCACCCTTCCTGAAGCCGTTCTTTCTCAAGACACCGCTAAGTGTTGCCAGTCCTCGACACCAGCGACGACACACTTTACCTGCCAGCGAGTTTCGAAATCTCACCCCACAGGACGCCATTAGTGTGtttgagatagagagagaag CGTTTATCTCTGTTTCCGGTGAATGTCCACTCACCCTTGATGAGGTGCTTAGTTTCCTGGGCCAGTGTCCTGAGCTCTCGATGGGATGGTTTGAAGAGGGTCAGCTGGTGGCCTTCATCATTGGATCTGGCTGGGACAAAGAGAAACTAGAACAG GAAGCGATGAGAAAACACGTCCCAGACTCTCCCACGGTTCACATCCACGTGTTGTCTGTGCACCGCCAATGTCGACAGCAGGGGAAAGGCTCCATCGTGCTTTGGCGATATCTGCAGTACCTGCGCTGTCTCCCCGGGCTCCGCCGGGCCCTGCTGGTCTGTGAGGAGTTCCTGGTTCCCTTCTACCAGAAGGCTGGCTTTAAGGCGAAGGGGCCCTCAGCCGTCACTGTGGGTGCTTTGACCTTCACAGAGATGGAGTATCAGCTCGGAGGCCTGGCTTATGCACGACGAAACAGCGGTTGTTAG